Proteins co-encoded in one Papaver somniferum cultivar HN1 chromosome 5, ASM357369v1, whole genome shotgun sequence genomic window:
- the LOC113283060 gene encoding dihydroxy-acid dehydratase, chloroplastic-like produces the protein MQASLISSPPCFSTVTKSTNVGSLSSSSSLPIQKSGLSKRSQKHCFRISASSSSDEPPPVKLNKYSSRITQPKSQGGSQAILYGVGLSEEDMHKPQVGISSVWYEGNTCNMHLLHLAEAVKEGVQKAGMVGFRFNTIGVSDAISMGTRGMCFSLQSRDLIADSIETVMSAQWYDANISIPGCDKNMPGTIMAMGRLNRPGIMVYGGTIKPGHSAGSTYDIVSAFQVYGEFVSGSISDDERMNVIKNSCPGAGACGGMYTANTMASAIEAMGMSLPYSSSIPAEDPLKLQECHMAGKYLLNLIKMDLKPRDIITKKSLRNAMVVIMALGGSTNAVLHLIAIARSVGLELTLDDFQKISDEVPFLADLKPSGKYVMEDLHKIGGTPAVIRFLLEKGFLDGDCMTVTGKTLAENAKMCPPLSEGQQIIRPLENPIKATGHIQILYGNLAPEGSVAKITGKEGLYFSGPALVFEGEESMLEAISEDPASFKGKVVVIRGEGPKGGPGMPEMLTPTSAIMGAGLGKEVALLTDGRFSGGSHGYVVGHICPEAQEGGPIGLIENGDVITIDVEKRRMDVQLTDDEFAERRSKWKVPAYKADRGVLYKYIKNVTSAAKGCVTDE, from the exons ATGCAGGCTTCTCTTATATCCTCTCCACCCTGTTTTTCCACCGTCACCAAATCCACCAATGTCGGTTcattgtcttcatcatcatctctacCCATTCAAAAATCTGGTCTATCAAAACGCAGTCAAAAGCATTGTTTTAGAATctccgcttcttcttcttctgatgaacCTCCTCCTGTAAAATTAAACAAATACAGCTCAAGAATTACTCAACCTAAATCTCAAGGGGGTTCTCAAGCGATCCTCTATGGAGTTGGTCTATCTGAAGAGGATATGCATAAACCCCAAGTGGGTATTTCTTCAGTCTGGTACGAGGGGAATACTTGTAATATGCATCTTCTACATCTTGCAGAAGCAGTTAAAGAAGGGGTTCAAAAAGCTGGAATGGTTGGGTTTAGGTTTAATACTATTGGTGTTAGTGATGCCATTTCTATGGGTACTAGAGGAATGTGCTTCAGTTTGCAATCTCGGGATTTGATTGCTGATAGTATTGAGACTGTTATGTCTGCTCAATGGTATGACGCTAACATCTCCATCCCTGGATGTGATAAAAAT ATGCCAGGTACAATTATGGCAATGGGCCGGCTTAACCGACCAGGTATCATGGTTTATGGTGGAACTATTAAG CCTGGTCATTCTGCAGGAAGTACATACGATATAGTATCTGCCTTCCAG GTTTATGGAGAGTTTGTCAGTGGGTCCATTAGTGATGACGAGAGAATGAATGTCATAAAGAATTCATGCCCTGGAGCTGGGGCTTGTGGTGGCATGTATACGGCAAACACAATGGCTTCTGCTATTGAGGCTATGGGAATGTCGCTTCCATACAG ttcatcgATACCGGCGGAGGATCCATTGAAGTTGCAAGAGTGTCATATGGCTGGAAAGTATCTTTTAAATTTAATCAAGATGGACTTGAAACCACGAGATATTATCACCAAGAAATCTTTACGCAATGCAATGGTTGTTATTATGGCCCTTGGCGGGTCCACAAATGCTGTTTTGCATTTGATTGCTATTGCAAG GTCTGTTGGTCTGGAGCTTACTCTTGACGATTTTCAGAAAATCAGTGACGAGGTCCCTTTCCTCGCAGATCTTAAACCTAGCGGTAAATATGTAATGGAGGATCTACACAAG ATTGGTGGAACACCAGCAGTCATTCGGTTCCTTCTGGAGAAAGggttcttagatggtgattgtatgaCAG TCACCGGAAAGACGCTGGCTGAAAATGCAAAAATGTGTCCTCCATTATCAGAAGGACAG CAAATAATAAGACCATTGGAAAACCCGATTAAGGCGACTGGGCACATACAGATTTTGTACGGAAACCTAGCACCGGAGGGATCTGTAGCAAAAATTACTGGAAAAGAAGGGCTATATTTCTCAG GTCCAGCACTTGTTTTCGAAGGTGAGGAGTCAATGCTAGAAGCTATCTCAGAGGATCCTGCGAGTTTTAAG GGAAAAGTTGTCGTCATCAGAGGAGAAGGACCCAAGGGAGGGCCAGGAATGCCTGAAATGTTAACACCAACAAGTGCTATAATGGGAGCAGGTCTTGGAAAG GAGGTTGCGTTGTTAACTGATGGTCGATTTTCAGGAGGTTCTCATGGTTATGTTGTTGGGCATATATGCCCCGAAGCGCAG GAAGGTGGTCCAATCGGTCTGATCGAAAACGGGGATGTCATCACAATTGATGTCGAGAAAAGAAGAATGGATGTTCAGTTGACTGATGACGAATTTGCTGAGCGTCGAAGTAAGTGGAAAGTGCCTGCGTACAAAGCTGACAGAGGAGTTCTATATAAG TACATCAAGAATGTTACATCAGCTGCAAAAGGTTGCGTGACTGACGAGTAA
- the LOC113279798 gene encoding F-box protein At3g22700-like, whose translation MSTSSDVVFGNGSLVCEILSRLPVDSLQSCKCVCRSWRSLIIRKDPYFIALHFIRSRARRHLHSLDNSTGNDGDISILIEKSFGGPLLSAELHLCQGRQGELQGRAIVQGEIMRPRASRGGYVVGILNGLICSVNDETNRTCIWNPSTGESTPWIYSAIAQQKTQHQTETVQLNSSCRWYSFGYDHATKEHKVTIGGGRQQQDPKWRKIDDVSLPPGMAPSNLGEHLYASGSIYWLHKGNSPTDESSILEFNVGSEKFRQISVPSSVVESHHTPFLVEADGRPAMLAPDTGVIKTSMKMFILYDDQDQAKKMKNTSSATCTGCSRSAGTTCIHYMEETLLLPAKYRVFAIITGGGRFFVLVLGSKQMEFPVSVLEPQDAGYTKTVETKMPIIPQNPDSEIEKLNSRT comes from the exons ATGAGTACTAGTAGTGATGTTGTATTTGGTAATGGATCATTAGTTTGCGAGATATTAAGCAGACTACCTGTTGATTCACTTCAAAGCTGCAAGTGCGTATGCCGAAGTTGGCGATCATTAATAATCCGTAAGGACCCATACTTCATTGCATTACACTTCATCCGATCAAGAGCGCGACGCCATTTACATAGTCTTGATAATAGTACTGGTAACGATGGTGATATTTCCATTCTTATCGAGAAGTCATTTGGGGGGCCTTTGCTCTCAGCGGAACTGCACCTGTGTCAAGGAAGACAGGGAGAATTACAAGGAAGAGCAATTGTTCAGGGGGAAATTATGCGGCCTCGAGCTTCTCGAGGCGGGTATGTAGTTGGTATTCTCAATGGTTTAATTTGTTCAGTAAACGATGAAACAAATCGTACATGCATATGGAATCCTAGCACCGGAGAATCAACACCTTGGATTTATTCAGCAATTGCACAACAAAAAACTCAACATCAAACTGAGACAGTACAATTAAATAGTTCTTGTCGTTGGTATTCTTTCGGGTATGATCATGCTACCAAGGAGCACAAAGTG ACGATTGGCGGCGGCAGACAACAACAAGACCCAAAATGGAGAAAGATAGATGACGTCTCACTCCCACCGGGTATGGCACCGTCTAATCTTGGTGAACATCTTTATGCAAGTGGTTCTATATATTGGCTGCACAAGGGAAACAGCCCTACTGATGAATCTTCCATTCTGGAATTCAATGTTGGCAGTGAAAAGTTTAGGCAAATTTCTGTTCCTAGTTCCGTTGTGGAATCTCATCATACTCCTTTTTTAGTCGAAGCCGATGGCCGTCCAGCCATGCTAGCTCCGGATACAGGTGTCATCAAAACGTCCATGAAGATGTTTATACTATATGATGACCAGGatcaagccaagaaaatgaagaATACTAGTAGTGCAACATGCACTGGCTGCAGCAGGTCTGCGGGTACGACGTGTATTCACTATATGGAAGAGACATTATTACTGCCTGCAAAATATCGG GTTTTTGCTATTATAACTGGAGGAGGAAGGTTTTTTGTTCTAGTACTTGGTTCGAAGCAGATGGAGTTTCCAGTATCAG TTCTTGAACCACAAGATGCTGGATACACAAAAACAGTAGAAACTAAAATGCCCATAATCCCACAAAATCCTGATTCCGAGATAGAGAAATTAAACTCAAGAACATAA